The proteins below are encoded in one region of Roseofilum reptotaenium CS-1145:
- a CDS encoding S66 peptidase family protein, with amino-acid sequence MPLALALPPPLQAGDQLTVIAPSGPLQEQQRFQAGLELWKQQGYQVKVDERIYDQWGYLAGKDGDRRTQLLDALHDPQCRGILCVRGGYGTTRLLEPWIEDLPWKQYPKWLIGFSDITGLLWSQFYQGVGGGIHAPVLTTLSQEPSWSLERLWAAVRGEPLAALQGKGWGGDRTEGILLPGNLTVATHLLGTPLQPDVQGVILAWEDVGEMPYRIDRMLTQWRMSGLLSQVRGIALGRFSQCEAPQGRPSLTVEEVLGDRLSDLGIPIVSDLPFGHDGENGALPVGASVCLDAQTGRLEFIYSASC; translated from the coding sequence ATGCCCCTGGCTTTAGCACTCCCTCCTCCCCTTCAAGCTGGAGATCAATTAACGGTCATTGCTCCTAGTGGCCCGTTGCAAGAACAGCAGCGTTTTCAAGCTGGACTGGAACTATGGAAACAACAGGGATATCAGGTCAAGGTTGATGAGAGAATTTATGACCAATGGGGATATTTGGCCGGAAAAGATGGAGACCGCCGCACTCAACTCCTTGACGCTCTCCACGATCCTCAGTGTCGCGGTATTCTATGTGTTCGCGGAGGTTATGGAACGACTCGCTTATTAGAACCCTGGATCGAGGATCTCCCTTGGAAACAGTATCCCAAATGGTTAATTGGATTTTCTGATATTACTGGGTTGTTATGGAGCCAATTTTACCAAGGAGTGGGCGGAGGCATCCATGCGCCTGTACTGACTACCCTCTCCCAGGAACCCTCATGGTCTTTAGAGCGTTTATGGGCCGCTGTTCGTGGAGAACCCTTAGCTGCTCTTCAAGGTAAAGGATGGGGAGGCGATCGCACAGAAGGAATTTTACTGCCGGGTAATTTAACTGTAGCCACCCATCTGCTGGGTACACCTCTACAACCTGATGTTCAGGGAGTGATTTTAGCCTGGGAAGATGTCGGAGAAATGCCCTATCGCATAGATCGGATGCTCACTCAGTGGCGCATGAGCGGGCTTTTAAGCCAAGTTCGAGGGATTGCCTTGGGTCGGTTTAGTCAATGTGAAGCTCCCCAAGGACGACCGAGTTTAACCGTAGAAGAGGTTTTAGGCGATCGCCTCTCAGACTTAGGTATTCCGATCGTTTCTGATTTACCCTTTGGTCATGATGGTGAAAATGGAGCCTTACCCGTTGGCGCTTCAGTGTGCTTAGATGCACAAACAGGAAGGTTAGAATTTATCTATAGCGCTTCGTGCTAG
- a CDS encoding alpha/beta fold hydrolase — MQVTVSSNSPSDLTGQYWDWRGHSIYYTQAGQPHPQRPSLLLVHGFGASTDHWRKNIAELQEDFQVWAIDLLGFGRSSKPKLTYSGDLWRDQLHDFITQVIGQPAILAGNSLGGYASLCVAAQYPQSAVGLVLINSAGPFSDSEPKTPPNPIKATIGKITRWLFLQPGINFWLFQYARRRATIRKTLLKVYLDKTAVTDQLVEEIYRPSCDVGAPDVFAAVFKTPPGAKVDHLLQQLACPLLVLWGEADPWMKARERSPKFHQYYPDLTEHFLEAGHCPHDEVPTQVNELIRNWVYGTTP, encoded by the coding sequence ATGCAAGTCACCGTTTCATCAAACAGTCCATCCGATCTAACTGGCCAATATTGGGATTGGCGCGGCCATTCCATTTACTATACCCAAGCTGGACAACCCCATCCTCAACGCCCCTCCTTACTCCTAGTTCATGGGTTTGGGGCATCTACCGACCACTGGCGCAAAAATATTGCTGAACTTCAGGAAGATTTTCAGGTTTGGGCGATTGATTTGCTCGGATTTGGGCGATCGAGTAAACCCAAATTAACCTATAGTGGAGACCTCTGGCGCGATCAACTCCATGACTTTATTACCCAAGTCATAGGTCAGCCTGCAATTTTAGCTGGCAATTCCCTCGGTGGTTACGCCTCTCTCTGTGTCGCCGCTCAATATCCCCAGTCAGCCGTCGGTTTAGTCCTTATCAACAGTGCTGGGCCTTTTTCTGATAGTGAACCTAAGACCCCACCCAACCCCATCAAAGCCACTATCGGTAAAATAACGCGTTGGCTATTTCTGCAACCAGGGATTAACTTTTGGCTGTTTCAATATGCTCGTCGTCGTGCCACTATCCGTAAAACCCTCCTCAAGGTCTATCTGGATAAAACCGCCGTCACTGACCAACTGGTAGAAGAAATTTATCGCCCCTCCTGTGATGTTGGTGCTCCTGACGTTTTTGCCGCCGTCTTCAAAACTCCTCCTGGCGCAAAAGTCGATCATCTCTTGCAGCAACTTGCCTGTCCTCTCTTAGTTCTTTGGGGAGAAGCTGACCCCTGGATGAAGGCTAGGGAAAGAAGTCCTAAATTCCATCAATATTATCCCGATCTGACAGAACATTTCCTCGAAGCAGGGCATTGCCCCCATGACGAAGTTCCCACTCAGGTGAATGAGTTAATCCGCAATTGGGTATATGGGACTACGCCCTAG
- a CDS encoding high light inducible protein — MEKQDNKLGFTAFAETWNGRLAMLGIIIGLATEFMTGQGILSQLGLM; from the coding sequence ATGGAAAAGCAAGACAATAAATTGGGTTTCACTGCCTTCGCCGAAACTTGGAACGGCCGCCTCGCAATGCTAGGGATTATCATCGGTTTAGCTACGGAGTTCATGACCGGTCAAGGTATCCTTTCTCAACTTGGCTTAATGTAA
- a CDS encoding Rpn family recombination-promoting nuclease/putative transposase — MEFINPKTDYAFKKIFGSIQSKNILISFLNALVYEGHSTIKDLEIINPNLPPQLEGLKDTYLDVRATLNDGTLVIIEMQVLNVQSFGKRVLFNAAKAYSFQLQKGQGYRMLKPVVALTITDFDMFPERNRLISRFVYREKSEGWHYPDNDLELVFVELPKFTKDLNQLETLADKWIYFMKFARSLTSIPESLNEIPEFHQAFEIANEAGLTPEELEALERREMFIYDQQGAIALGRQEGRQEGRQEGIEQGKRDIARNLLGQLNDETIAQATGLSLEAVAALRQEI, encoded by the coding sequence ATGGAATTTATTAATCCCAAAACCGACTATGCTTTTAAGAAAATATTTGGCTCAATTCAAAGCAAAAATATTTTAATCAGCTTTCTAAATGCTTTGGTCTATGAAGGGCATTCCACCATCAAAGATTTAGAAATTATCAATCCCAATTTACCGCCTCAACTTGAAGGGTTGAAAGATACCTATCTTGATGTCAGAGCGACTCTCAATGATGGGACGCTCGTGATTATTGAAATGCAGGTCTTAAATGTTCAGTCTTTTGGGAAGCGGGTCTTATTTAATGCTGCCAAAGCTTATAGCTTTCAACTGCAAAAAGGGCAAGGATATCGAATGCTAAAACCAGTGGTTGCTTTGACTATTACTGATTTTGATATGTTTCCTGAACGCAATCGGCTCATTTCTCGCTTTGTTTATCGAGAGAAATCAGAAGGATGGCACTACCCTGATAATGATTTGGAGTTAGTCTTTGTGGAATTACCCAAGTTTACTAAAGACTTAAATCAGCTTGAAACCTTAGCGGATAAATGGATTTACTTTATGAAATTTGCGCGATCGCTTACGTCTATTCCAGAATCTCTCAATGAGATTCCAGAATTCCATCAAGCCTTTGAGATTGCTAATGAAGCGGGTTTAACACCAGAGGAACTAGAAGCGTTAGAACGTCGGGAAATGTTTATTTACGATCAACAGGGGGCGATCGCTTTGGGACGACAGGAAGGACGACAAGAAGGACGGCAAGAAGGAATTGAACAAGGAAAACGTGACATTGCTCGAAATTTATTGGGTCAATTGAATGATGAGACAATTGCACAAGCAACGGGATTAAGTTTGGAGGCTGTTGCAGCTTTACGTCAGGAAATATAG
- a CDS encoding DUF2202 domain-containing protein, which yields MMYSNARLAAGPLKSSEAEGLLYMREEEKLAHDIYLSLYTRWQLPIFDNIAQSETRHMNAVLRLLNRYGLDDPIANNNPGVFTNPDLQQLYDALLKTGHRSLADALKVGAEIEELDIVDLEEKIDQTQKPNIQQVYGNLMRGSRNHLRSFVSVLSRQTSDTYQPQHLLVEQYNAIISSAHEPGGQGGHHSREGHRGGYRWGRRCGNRWMQRHRGARIRRFE from the coding sequence ATGATGTACTCCAACGCTCGTTTAGCTGCGGGCCCTTTAAAATCCTCAGAAGCAGAAGGATTACTGTATATGCGAGAAGAGGAAAAATTGGCACACGATATCTATCTATCTCTATATACCCGTTGGCAACTTCCTATTTTTGACAATATCGCCCAAAGCGAGACTCGTCATATGAATGCTGTTCTCAGACTGCTCAACCGTTACGGACTCGACGATCCGATCGCCAATAACAACCCAGGTGTTTTTACCAATCCAGACTTACAACAACTATACGATGCCTTGCTCAAAACCGGTCATCGCTCTTTAGCCGATGCTCTCAAAGTTGGGGCAGAGATTGAAGAACTGGATATTGTTGATCTAGAAGAGAAGATCGATCAAACTCAAAAACCCAACATTCAACAAGTGTATGGTAATTTAATGCGAGGCTCTCGTAATCATTTACGCTCGTTTGTCTCTGTTTTAAGTCGTCAAACTTCTGACACCTACCAACCCCAACATTTATTGGTAGAACAATACAACGCTATTATCAGTTCCGCTCACGAACCCGGAGGACAAGGAGGACATCATAGTAGAGAAGGACATCGTGGGGGTTATCGCTGGGGCAGGAGATGTGGAAATCGTTGGATGCAGCGGCATAGGGGCGCAAGGATACGGAGATTTGAGTAA
- a CDS encoding glycosyltransferase family 2 protein — protein MSLKPQVAVIIPCYRVRQHINSVLSQIGTEVDQIYLVDDCCPENTGEFIENNNQDHRIQVLYHRQNQGVGGAVITGYQQALLDGASIVIKLDGDGQMNPRFIPQLIASLLSGEADYTKGNRFYHPEHLQGMPIIRVLGNAGLSFLTKLSSGYWELFDPTNGYTAIHHAVLELIPLRKLSKRFFFESDLLFRLNTVQAVVIDIPMPSQYGDEQSNLKIMKIFLPFLWGNCHNFIKRIFYNYYLRSFSIASVELLLGLPLLLFGFIFGSFSWLKSFTTGETATAGTVMLAALPIILGFQLVLSFINYDISITPRIPLQRKLRKTNT, from the coding sequence TTGAGTTTAAAGCCACAAGTTGCTGTCATTATTCCCTGTTACCGAGTTCGCCAACATATCAATTCTGTTTTATCTCAAATTGGCACAGAAGTGGATCAAATCTATCTGGTTGATGATTGTTGCCCAGAAAACACGGGTGAGTTTATTGAAAACAACAATCAAGATCACCGAATTCAAGTCCTCTATCATCGCCAAAATCAGGGGGTTGGTGGTGCAGTGATTACCGGATATCAACAGGCACTTCTAGACGGAGCAAGCATTGTGATTAAGCTGGATGGAGATGGGCAAATGAATCCTCGTTTTATTCCCCAATTGATTGCTTCCCTACTCTCAGGAGAAGCAGATTACACTAAAGGTAATCGCTTCTATCATCCAGAACACCTGCAAGGGATGCCTATAATTCGCGTCTTAGGAAATGCAGGCTTATCGTTTTTGACTAAATTATCCTCTGGATATTGGGAATTATTTGATCCTACAAATGGCTATACCGCTATTCATCATGCTGTTTTAGAACTCATTCCTCTGCGGAAACTGAGTAAACGGTTTTTCTTTGAATCGGATTTACTCTTTCGTCTGAATACCGTGCAAGCGGTGGTAATAGATATTCCCATGCCTTCGCAATATGGAGATGAGCAAAGTAATCTGAAGATTATGAAGATTTTCTTACCCTTTTTATGGGGAAATTGCCATAATTTTATCAAGCGAATTTTCTATAATTATTACTTGAGAAGTTTTTCTATTGCTTCCGTAGAGCTATTACTCGGACTTCCTCTATTACTCTTTGGTTTTATCTTCGGTAGTTTCTCTTGGCTGAAAAGCTTTACTACTGGAGAAACGGCGACTGCGGGAACTGTGATGTTAGCAGCTCTCCCAATTATTCTTGGTTTTCAATTGGTGCTATCGTTTATCAATTACGATATTTCTATTACTCCTCGAATTCCCTTACAACGGAAACTGAGGAAAACCAATACTTGA
- a CDS encoding EamA family transporter, translating to MNPSIILYLIACVFSISLGQLLFKLAANFSNIHSPQEVTLMSYVSNPYLWSALIIYGSATLFWMWLLRFIPLNQAYPFMALAFVIVPLLSSLFLGEKVDARYLVGVTLIMSGLIVMNYQ from the coding sequence ATGAACCCATCTATTATCCTTTATCTCATTGCTTGCGTTTTTAGCATTAGTCTAGGACAACTACTATTTAAATTAGCTGCAAATTTCAGTAATATCCATTCTCCCCAAGAAGTAACACTGATGAGCTATGTCAGCAATCCCTATCTCTGGAGTGCCTTAATTATTTACGGCTCGGCAACCCTATTTTGGATGTGGTTATTGCGATTTATTCCCCTAAATCAAGCCTACCCCTTTATGGCTTTAGCCTTTGTCATTGTTCCCCTGTTGAGTAGCCTGTTTTTAGGGGAAAAAGTTGATGCTCGTTACTTGGTGGGAGTTACCCTAATTATGTCCGGCTTGATTGTCATGAATTATCAATAA
- the pheT gene encoding phenylalanine--tRNA ligase subunit beta has translation MRISLNWLQELVDITLSADELAHTLTMAGFEVEDIEDRRTWADGVVIGEIVEAAPHPNANKLQVCQVNVGAEEPLNIVCGASNARQGIRVPVAVVGTYLSKIDLKIKPAKLRGVKSYGMICSLSELGLEKESEGIHIFTQEDLTLGSDVRPLLGLDDVILDLTSTANRADALSLVGIAREVAALTGATLKLPNLEPFSPPGQNGKVVVKLDEQNSQGRGSDRYPCPVYIGTVIEGLQLMPSPAWLQQRLVASGVRPINNVVDITNYVLLEWGQPLHAFDYDRLLTVTDTQSPTIGVRFAQAGETLVTLDGQSRDLCSAKSGQSDTLVITANDQPVALAGVMGGEATEVHDETTRILLEAALFTPIVTRRSARSQGLRTEASARYERGVNPAELDVAAARAIQLLQELASGEVVAGEIADFRGERQTGGRQISLRFDRVKQVLGSPLANPEETKEEPQEGELLPEDVERILSALGCTLEQQNSGRSLSGVEGSAPTWIVTIPPYRYRDLEREIDLIEEIARLYGYDNFCETLPAQSEPGYLPADESIVRQLREALRGVGLTEVMHYSYGLSHLRQDSLLSADSTQVAIANPLFTEYSTLRTELLSSLILAFQYNLEQGNGPLNGFEIGRIFWNEEDGLMEADSVAGIISASSMGNWIRGGKPATLSWYEAKGLLEAVFERVGLSTPGGVLPGSGITPTQVEYQPNQQDKRFHPGRTASLWLQGERLGTFGQLHPQLCQELEIPDEVYAFELDLEVILATLEQDEKLQPVYKGYSTYPGSDRDLAFFADRQISVAEIEKAMVKAAAKGQPKGSSLLESVELFDRYQGENVPEGQRSLAFRLVYRAGDRTLADTDVEPIHQQVRDALVEKFSVTLRS, from the coding sequence ATGCGTATCTCACTGAACTGGCTGCAAGAACTTGTCGATATCACCCTGTCTGCCGATGAACTCGCTCATACTTTAACTATGGCAGGCTTTGAAGTAGAAGACATTGAAGACCGCCGCACTTGGGCTGACGGAGTCGTTATTGGTGAAATTGTGGAAGCTGCGCCCCACCCCAATGCCAATAAGCTTCAAGTTTGCCAAGTCAATGTCGGCGCTGAGGAACCCCTCAATATTGTCTGTGGAGCCTCCAATGCTCGCCAGGGTATTCGCGTACCGGTGGCGGTGGTAGGAACCTATCTGAGCAAAATCGACTTAAAAATTAAACCGGCTAAACTGCGGGGAGTCAAATCTTACGGCATGATTTGCTCTCTGTCGGAATTGGGACTGGAAAAAGAATCGGAAGGGATTCATATTTTTACCCAAGAGGACTTAACTCTGGGTTCTGATGTCCGTCCCCTCTTGGGTTTAGATGATGTGATTTTGGATCTGACTTCGACGGCAAACCGAGCAGATGCCCTAAGTTTAGTGGGTATTGCTCGGGAAGTGGCGGCTTTAACCGGGGCGACTCTAAAACTGCCGAATCTGGAACCATTTTCTCCCCCAGGGCAGAATGGGAAGGTAGTTGTCAAGCTTGATGAGCAGAACAGTCAAGGAAGGGGAAGCGATCGCTATCCTTGTCCAGTTTATATCGGTACAGTGATTGAAGGACTGCAACTGATGCCTTCTCCGGCTTGGCTGCAACAGCGCTTAGTGGCTTCCGGAGTACGTCCGATTAATAATGTGGTGGATATCACCAATTATGTGTTGCTCGAATGGGGTCAACCCCTCCATGCATTCGATTACGATCGCCTCTTAACCGTCACTGACACCCAATCCCCGACCATTGGAGTCCGCTTTGCCCAAGCTGGAGAAACTTTAGTTACCCTAGATGGACAATCTCGCGATCTCTGTTCTGCTAAGAGCGGTCAGTCCGATACCTTGGTCATTACCGCCAATGACCAACCGGTAGCCTTAGCCGGGGTAATGGGGGGAGAAGCCACAGAAGTCCATGACGAAACTACACGAATTTTACTCGAAGCTGCCCTATTTACCCCCATTGTCACTCGCCGTTCCGCTCGCTCCCAAGGACTGCGAACGGAAGCTTCAGCGCGATACGAGCGCGGAGTAAACCCAGCAGAGTTAGACGTAGCTGCGGCTAGGGCTATTCAATTGTTGCAAGAGTTGGCTTCTGGTGAGGTGGTAGCTGGCGAGATAGCTGATTTTCGAGGAGAGCGCCAAACTGGAGGACGGCAAATTTCTCTGCGTTTCGATCGCGTCAAACAAGTATTAGGTTCTCCCTTAGCGAATCCTGAAGAGACGAAAGAAGAACCCCAGGAAGGGGAACTTCTACCGGAAGATGTCGAACGGATTTTAAGCGCTTTGGGCTGTACTCTGGAACAACAAAATTCAGGACGCTCCCTGAGCGGAGTCGAAGGGAGCGCCCCCACTTGGATAGTGACTATTCCTCCCTATCGCTACCGAGATTTAGAGCGGGAAATCGATCTGATTGAAGAGATTGCTCGCTTGTACGGTTATGATAATTTCTGCGAAACCCTACCCGCCCAATCCGAACCGGGATATCTACCGGCGGATGAGTCGATTGTACGGCAGTTACGGGAAGCTCTGCGAGGAGTTGGCTTAACGGAAGTGATGCATTATTCCTATGGGTTGAGTCATCTGCGTCAGGACAGTTTACTTTCGGCTGATTCAACTCAGGTGGCGATCGCCAATCCCTTGTTTACGGAATACTCCACCCTACGCACTGAGTTATTATCGAGTCTCATTCTGGCCTTTCAGTACAATTTAGAGCAAGGTAATGGCCCCCTGAATGGGTTTGAAATTGGCCGCATCTTCTGGAATGAAGAAGATGGACTCATGGAAGCAGATTCTGTTGCCGGTATCATCAGTGCTTCTAGTATGGGCAACTGGATTCGGGGAGGAAAACCTGCCACCCTAAGCTGGTATGAAGCCAAAGGACTGCTAGAAGCGGTGTTTGAGCGGGTTGGATTATCCACACCCGGAGGTGTTTTACCCGGTTCAGGCATTACCCCAACCCAAGTCGAGTATCAGCCAAATCAACAAGATAAGCGATTTCATCCAGGGCGCACCGCTTCCCTATGGCTACAAGGGGAACGGTTAGGAACGTTTGGACAGCTTCATCCCCAGTTGTGTCAGGAGTTGGAAATACCGGATGAGGTGTATGCTTTTGAACTGGATTTAGAGGTAATTCTGGCGACGCTGGAGCAGGATGAAAAGCTGCAACCGGTTTATAAAGGCTATTCCACTTATCCGGGAAGCGATCGCGATTTAGCCTTCTTTGCCGATCGCCAAATTTCTGTGGCAGAAATTGAGAAAGCGATGGTGAAAGCAGCAGCAAAAGGACAACCGAAAGGTTCTTCATTATTGGAATCTGTGGAACTGTTCGATCGGTATCAGGGCGAAAATGTGCCGGAAGGACAGCGATCTTTAGCCTTTCGTCTGGTGTATCGAGCGGGCGATCGGACTTTAGCAGATACCGATGTTGAACCCATCCATCAACAGGTTCGCGATGCTCTAGTCGAGAAATTTAGCGTCACCCTCAGAAGTTAA
- a CDS encoding type II toxin-antitoxin system Phd/YefM family antitoxin, whose protein sequence is METISQNQYANLINELVDRAIENDRPILLQGSAGNAIVISETEWNAIQETLYLQSIPGMSQSIKEGGQTPVEDCVDESIIRDILNG, encoded by the coding sequence ATGGAAACCATTTCACAAAATCAATACGCCAATCTAATTAATGAATTAGTCGATCGAGCGATTGAAAACGATCGGCCGATTTTATTACAAGGTTCAGCCGGTAATGCCATTGTGATTAGTGAAACAGAGTGGAATGCGATTCAAGAAACTCTGTATTTACAATCTATACCTGGAATGTCTCAATCCATTAAAGAAGGTGGACAAACTCCTGTGGAAGATTGTGTTGATGAATCAATAATTAGGGACATTTTAAATGGATGA
- a CDS encoding Txe/YoeB family addiction module toxin, protein MEEWAIIFTKQAEKDSRKIASAGLGKQVTRILDVVKENPYATYPPYEKLSGDLQGYYSRRINIQHRLVYQILLEEKIIKVIRMWTHYEL, encoded by the coding sequence ATAGAAGAATGGGCGATTATATTTACTAAGCAAGCAGAAAAAGATTCTCGAAAAATAGCATCTGCTGGGCTGGGAAAGCAAGTGACAAGAATTCTGGACGTAGTTAAAGAAAATCCTTATGCCACCTATCCTCCCTATGAAAAACTAAGCGGAGATTTACAGGGTTACTATTCTAGAAGAATTAATATTCAGCATCGTTTGGTTTATCAAATATTACTAGAAGAAAAAATCATAAAAGTTATCCGAATGTGGACACATTATGAATTGTGA
- a CDS encoding CobW family GTP-binding protein, producing MTLTSSDITRSPIEIPKRGMPITIITGFLGSGKTTLVNQILSNRQDLKVAVLVNEFGDIDIDSQLLVSIDEEMVQLSNGCICCTINDDLVQAVYNVLENSDRIDYMVIETTGIADPLPIMLTFLGTELRDLTHLDSVITLVDASEFTPEHFDSQAALKQIAYGDIILLNKTDLVTVEKVEELEGHIQAMKEKARMMRCQNGQVPLPVILDVGYNNEESYADLVQEEIEKTQHDHDDPHHHEHSHDHHDHEHHHHHSDHLDNDGFVSVSYCSDRPFSLRKFEEFLDTLPPNIFRAKGLLWFTQSPHKHIFQLCGKRCTLNAEDWDNVPPSNQIVVIGRHINSEQIRNKLALCEAP from the coding sequence ATGACCCTTACATCCAGCGACATCACTCGATCGCCAATTGAGATTCCCAAGCGAGGGATGCCAATTACCATCATCACGGGGTTCTTAGGCAGTGGAAAAACCACCCTAGTCAATCAAATTCTCAGCAATCGTCAGGATTTGAAAGTCGCCGTACTGGTGAATGAATTTGGCGATATTGATATCGATAGCCAACTTCTGGTTTCTATCGATGAAGAGATGGTGCAACTGAGCAATGGCTGCATTTGCTGCACCATTAATGATGACTTGGTGCAGGCAGTTTACAACGTCTTAGAAAACAGCGATCGCATTGACTATATGGTGATTGAAACCACCGGTATCGCCGATCCCCTGCCCATCATGCTGACCTTTCTGGGTACTGAGTTACGAGATCTGACCCATCTTGACTCTGTGATTACTCTAGTGGATGCGTCTGAATTTACCCCAGAGCATTTTGATAGCCAAGCAGCCCTGAAACAAATTGCTTATGGAGACATTATCCTGCTCAATAAAACGGACTTAGTTACCGTTGAAAAAGTTGAGGAACTCGAAGGTCACATTCAGGCAATGAAAGAAAAAGCTCGCATGATGCGCTGCCAAAATGGGCAAGTGCCTCTGCCGGTAATTTTGGATGTGGGATATAACAACGAAGAATCCTACGCCGATCTTGTCCAGGAAGAGATTGAAAAAACCCAGCACGATCACGACGATCCCCACCATCACGAGCATAGTCATGACCATCACGATCATGAACATCATCACCATCACTCCGATCATTTGGATAACGATGGATTTGTGTCGGTGTCTTATTGCAGCGATCGCCCCTTCTCCCTACGGAAGTTTGAAGAATTCCTTGATACTTTACCTCCTAACATATTTCGGGCTAAGGGTCTGCTCTGGTTTACCCAAAGTCCCCACAAACACATCTTTCAGCTCTGTGGCAAACGCTGCACTCTCAATGCTGAAGACTGGGATAATGTACCCCCTAGTAACCAAATTGTGGTCATTGGGCGGCACATCAACAGCGAGCAAATTCGTAACAAACTAGCCCTGTGTGAAGCACCTTAG